In one window of Vallitalea okinawensis DNA:
- a CDS encoding DUF6115 domain-containing protein, giving the protein MEQISFLIILLLIIGIVLIIISLMQKDHPKQYKNDDNDKKYEALQPSLDEANQAIKDLNELHEYMMSELNKKQKELMLIYDIIDEKERKLKELQEIPLKEPMKNQKVISDPSTLDEELSTRERVKDMYEKGMNIETIAKTLNIGKGEVQLLISLFFKEH; this is encoded by the coding sequence ATGGAACAGATCAGTTTTCTTATTATTTTATTACTCATTATAGGTATCGTACTCATCATTATATCTTTAATGCAAAAAGATCATCCTAAACAGTATAAAAATGATGACAATGATAAGAAGTATGAGGCATTGCAACCAAGTTTAGATGAAGCAAATCAAGCCATTAAAGACCTTAATGAACTTCATGAATACATGATGAGTGAGCTTAATAAAAAGCAGAAAGAACTAATGCTAATATATGATATTATAGATGAAAAAGAAAGAAAACTAAAAGAATTGCAAGAAATACCTTTGAAGGAGCCTATGAAAAATCAAAAAGTCATTAGTGATCCTTCTACTCTTGATGAAGAGTTATCAACACGAGAACGTGTAAAAGATATGTATGAAAAAGGTATGAATATCGAGACAATTGCTAAAACTCTCAATATAGGAAAGGGCGAAGTTCAATTATTGATTTCACTCTTTTTTAAAGAACATTAA
- the rpsB gene encoding 30S ribosomal protein S2 gives MSVISMKQLLEAGVHFGHQTRRWNPKMAPYIFTERNGIYIIDLQKTSRKIDEAYDVVRKTVEEGGKVLFVGTKKQAQDAIKSEAQRCGMYFVNQRWLGGMLTNFKTIQGRIRRLKELEQWAEDGTFEVLPKKEVIKLRHEMDKLERNLGGIKDMNGLPDLIFIVDPRKERIAIQEAHILGIPIVSIVDTNCDPEEVDHVIPGNDDAIRAVKLIVATMANAVVEANQGSQEHIEEEAVATEEAPAAEEVNA, from the coding sequence ATGAGCGTTATTTCAATGAAACAATTACTTGAAGCTGGTGTACATTTTGGACATCAAACTAGAAGATGGAACCCTAAAATGGCTCCATACATCTTCACAGAGAGAAATGGTATCTATATCATCGATTTACAAAAAACAAGCAGAAAAATCGACGAAGCATATGATGTAGTACGAAAAACTGTTGAAGAAGGCGGCAAAGTGCTTTTCGTAGGTACTAAGAAACAAGCTCAAGATGCAATTAAATCTGAGGCTCAAAGATGTGGAATGTACTTTGTTAACCAAAGATGGTTAGGTGGTATGTTAACTAACTTCAAAACAATCCAAGGTAGAATTAGAAGATTAAAAGAATTAGAGCAATGGGCTGAAGATGGCACATTCGAAGTTTTACCTAAAAAAGAAGTTATCAAGTTAAGACATGAAATGGACAAACTTGAAAGAAACCTTGGTGGTATTAAAGACATGAATGGTCTTCCTGATTTAATTTTCATCGTTGACCCAAGAAAAGAAAGAATTGCTATTCAAGAAGCTCACATTTTAGGTATTCCAATTGTATCAATTGTAGATACTAACTGTGACCCAGAAGAAGTTGATCATGTTATCCCTGGTAATGATGATGCGATTCGTGCTGTTAAGTTAATTGTTGCAACAATGGCTAACGCTGTTGTAGAAGCAAATCAAGGAAGCCAAGAGCATATAGAAGAAGAAGCAGTTGCTACAGAAGAAGCTCCAGCAGCTGAAGAAGTTAACGCATAA
- the tsf gene encoding translation elongation factor Ts has product MAITASMVKELREKTGAGMMDCKKALNETNGDIEKAVEFLREKGLAAAAKKAGRVAAEGLVKTVVSDDHKVGAIVEVNSETDFVAKNEDFQVYVKEVAEQALNTKAANIDEFLSEAWSAEASKTVKDVLVEKVAKIGENLSIRRFEKIDNNTVVVDYIHGGGRIGVLVELECSEPNAAIFEMGKNVAMQVAAINPKYLSREQVSKEYIEKETEILKQQALNEGKPEAIVEKMVVGRLNKQLKEVCLLDQAYVKDGDLTVAKYIANTAKEAGVEVTLKNFVRFETGEGIEKKEENFAEEVARQIGQ; this is encoded by the coding sequence ATGGCAATTACTGCAAGCATGGTTAAAGAGTTACGTGAAAAAACTGGCGCAGGTATGATGGATTGTAAAAAAGCTTTAAATGAAACAAATGGTGACATTGAAAAAGCTGTTGAATTTCTAAGAGAAAAAGGGTTAGCCGCTGCTGCTAAAAAAGCAGGAAGAGTTGCTGCTGAAGGTTTAGTTAAGACTGTTGTTTCAGATGATCACAAAGTTGGTGCTATAGTAGAAGTTAATTCAGAGACGGATTTCGTTGCTAAGAATGAAGATTTCCAAGTATATGTTAAAGAAGTAGCTGAGCAAGCGCTTAATACTAAAGCTGCTAATATTGATGAGTTCTTATCTGAAGCTTGGTCAGCTGAAGCAAGCAAGACTGTTAAAGACGTTTTAGTAGAAAAAGTAGCTAAGATTGGTGAGAATTTATCTATTCGTCGTTTTGAAAAAATTGATAATAATACAGTGGTTGTTGATTATATTCATGGTGGCGGTAGAATTGGTGTTTTAGTTGAGTTAGAATGCTCTGAGCCTAATGCAGCTATTTTTGAAATGGGTAAAAACGTTGCTATGCAAGTTGCAGCTATTAATCCTAAATATTTATCAAGAGAACAAGTTTCTAAAGAGTATATTGAAAAAGAAACTGAAATCTTAAAGCAACAAGCATTAAATGAAGGTAAGCCTGAAGCAATCGTTGAAAAAATGGTTGTTGGTCGTTTAAATAAACAGCTTAAGGAAGTATGTCTCTTAGATCAAGCGTATGTTAAAGATGGTGATTTAACTGTTGCAAAATATATTGCTAATACTGCTAAAGAAGCTGGTGTTGAAGTAACACTTAAGAACTTTGTTCGCTTTGAAACTGGCGAAGGTATTGAGAAAAAAGAAGAGAACTTTGCTGAAGAAGTTGCTAGACAAATCGGACAATAA